TGCCGGGCCGCCTGGTGGGCGTGTCCAAGGACGCGGAGGGCTACCCGGCGTACCGCCTGGCACTGCAGACCCGCGAGCAGCACATTCGCCGCGAGAAGGCGACCTCCAACATCTGCACCGCCCAGGCGCTCCTGGCAGTCACCGCCTCCATGTACGCGGTGTACCACGGCCCGGCTGGCCTGAAGGCGATCGCGGAGACCATCCACGCCAACGCCACCCGCTTCGCAGCCAGCATCGAGGCGGCCGGCCAGACTGTCCGCCACCAGAACTTCTTCGACACTGTTGTGGTTGAGGGTGGCGAAGGTGTCGTCGAAAAGCTGGCGCAGGCCGGGTACCTGGTGCGCCAGCTGGACGGCGCTGTGGCCGTGAGCTTCGGCGAGGACTGCGATGAGGAAGACCTCGCGGCCCTGCTCGAGGGCTTTGGGGTCGCCGAGGTGGCGTCCGCAAGCGAAAGTAAGCTCCCGCAAGCCCTTGTCCGCGAGACGGCGTACCTCACGCACGAGGTGTTCAACACCGTCAACTCTGAGACCCAGATGATGCGCTACATCCGCAAGCTGGGCGACAAGGACTTGGCGCTGGACCGCACCATGATTCCGCTCGGATCCTGCACCATGAAGCTGAACCCGACGGCTGGTGTGGAGACGATTACCTGGCCGGGCTTTGCCAACATCCACCCGTTCACGCCGGACGAGTACACGGCGGGCTGGCGCGAGCTGATTGAGGAGCTGGCTTCGTGGCTGGTGGAGATCACGGGCTATGACGCGGTGAGCATGCAGCCGAACTCCGGCGCGACCGGTGAGCTGGCCGGCCTTCTTGCCATCCGCCAGTACCACCTCTCCCGCGGCGATGAGGCACGCGATATCTGCATCATCCCGGCGTCCGCGCACGGCACCAACGCGGCGAGCGCGATGATGGCGAACCTGCGCGTGGTTGTGGTCAAGACGGCGGATGACGGCTCGATTGATCTCGAGGACCTGGACGCCAAGATTGCGCAGCACGCGGAGAAGATCGCCGCGATCATGATCACCTACCCGTCCACGCACGGCGTGTACGAGGACACGGTGCGCGAGGTGTGCGAGAAGGTCCACGCCGTGGGTGGCCAGGTGTACATCGACGGCGCCAACATGAACGCCCTGACCGGAATCGCCCGCCCGGGCGACTTCGGCGGCGATGTCAGCCACCTGAACTTGCACAAGACGTTCACCATCCCGCACGGCGGCGGCGGCCCGGGCGTTGGCCCGATCGGCGTGGGCAAGCACCTCATCCCGTTCCTGCCGTCTGACCCCAACACCGCGCCGAACACGTCCGGCGACACCGCGGCACACGGCGTGCCGGTGGCCGGCACCTACTACGGCTCCGCCGGTGTCATGCAGATTCCGTGGGCCTACATCGCCATGAGCGGCGCCGACGGCCTGCGCTCCGCAACCGCGCACGCGGTGCTGACGGCGAACTACGTGGCGCACGAGCTTAACGACGCATTCCCGGTCCTCTACACCGGCGCGAACGGCCTGGTGGGCCACGAGTGCATCCTGGACCTGCGCGACATCACCGCGCAGTCCGGCGTGACCGCGGCGGACGTGGCCAAGCGCCTGGTGGACTACGGCTTCCACGCCCCCACCCTGGCGTTCCCGGTGGCCGGCACCCTGATGGTGGAGCCGACGGAGTCCGAGGACCTGGGCGAGCTGGACCGCTTCATCGAGGCAATGCGCTCCATCCGCGCGGAGATCCAGGAGATCATCGACGGCAAGGTTGAGTACGAGAAGTCCGTGATCCACAACGCGCCGTACACCGCGCACTCAGTGGTGCGCGACGAGTGGCCGTACGAGTTCACCCGCGAGCAGGCTGCCTACCCGGTGGACTCCCTCACCCACGCGAAGTACTTCCCGCCGGTGCGCCGTATCGACGAAGCATATGGCGACCGCAACCTGATCTGCGCCTGCCCGCCGCCGGAGGCCTTCGACATCACCCCTGAGGTGGTCGAGGAGATCGACGTGACCGTCACCGAAGAGAACAAGAAGTAGAGAAGTTAAGGAGCTTTCAAGCGATGCCACAGACCCCGCTGCACACCACCCACGAAGCCCTGGGTGCCAGCTTCACCGATTTCGGCGGCTGGACCATGCCGCTGAAGTACGGCTCCGAGCTCGAAGAGCACCGCGCCGTGCGCACTGGCGTCGGCATCTTCGACCTCTCCCACATGGGCGAGATTGATGTCAAGGGCCCGGATGCCGGCGCCTTCCTGGATTACGCCCTCATCTCCTCCATGTCCAACCTCAAGGTGGGCAAGGCGAAGTACTCCATGATCGTGGCCGAGGACGGCGGCATCTTGGATGACCTGATCACCTACAAGTTCGCCGAGGACCACTTCATGGTGGTGCCCAACGCCGCGAACACCGACGTGGTGTGGGAGGCCTTCCAGGCCCGCAAGGGTGATTTCGACGTGGAGCTGCGCAACGACTCCCAGGCCGTCGCGCTGGTTGCGGTCCAGGGACCGGGTTCGCTCGAGGTGCTCACTCCCCTGCTTGCCGACGATCCCTCGCCCCTCGCCTACTACTCCGGCGCGTGGACCACGCTGAAGGCGAACGGCCGCGATGTCGAGGTCTTTGTGGCCCGCACCGGCTACACCGGTGAGGACGGCTTCGAGCTGTTCTGCATGTTCGAGGACGCGCAGGCTGTGTGGGACGCGGTCATCGACCACGGCACGCCGTGCGGCCTGGCAGCGCGCGACTCGCTGCGCCTCGAGGCATCGATGCCGCTCTACGGCCATGAGCTGACCACCGAGATCACCCCGGTGGAGGCAGGCATGGGCCGCGCATTTGCCAAGAAGGAAGCGGACTTCGTGGGCAAGGACGCGCTCATCGGCCGCGAGCCGAGCGTGGTCATCGCGGGCCTCACCTCCACGGAGCGCCGCGCGGCCCGCGAGGGCGCGGAGGTGTTCCTCGCAGGCTCGGAGGACCGCATCGGCGTGGTCACCTCCGGCCAGCCGTCGCCCACCCTGGGCCACCCGGTGGCGCTTGCCCACCTGGACCCGGCGCACGCGGAAATTGGCACCGAAGTGGAGATTGACATTCGCGGACGCCGCTATCCGTTTACTATCAGTGCAACACCGTTCTACTCTCGAAAGGAAGCGTAAGGCCGATGGCTCTGCAGCCCGATTTCTACTACTCCGAGGACCACGAGTGGATCAACGCCACCCCGGAGACTGCGGTGGGCGCCACCGTGCGCGTGGGCATCACCAACGTTGCCGCTGACCGCCTGGGCGAGGTTGTCTTCGCCGAGCTGCCGGCAGTGGGCGACACCGTCACCGCTGGCGAGACCTGCGGCGAGATCGAGTCCACCAAGAGTGTGTCCGACCTCTACTCCCCCGTCACCGGCACCGTCACCGCGGTGAACGAGGACATTGACGGCGCGTACGAGGCCATCAACAACGACCCGTTCGGCGCCGGTTGGCTCTTCGAGGTTGAGGTTGAGGAGGTCGGCCCGCTGATGACGGCGGACGACTACGCGGCCGCCAACGGCGTCTAACCCTTTCCGCTTAGTGCTTTTACGTGGTGGCGGCTGTGGCTTGATATGCCATGGCCGCCACCACTACGTCTTCCCAGGGCATGCCGGTGGTCTTGAACACCACGCGGCCGGTCCGCTTCGTGGCTGGAGATGCCGCAGCTACGCCATCCGCAGCTGTGCCATCCACAGCGTCCTTCCACGCGATGAGGTCGGATGCCTGGATGTGGCCCTCCTTGATTGCCAGGACCACGTCGCCGGCTTCGCGCAGCGCCACCTCCACGTCTTCCACAATCACGGTGGCCCCCGCGAACACGTCGCCCGCCAGTTCGCGCGTGTCCGCCGTGTGCGCGCCCATCGCCACCACGATCGCGTCCTCGCGCAGTTGCGCCGCCGTCACAATCGGCTGGGTGGCCGAGGTCGCCGTGATCACCAACCCGGCGGCGCCCAGCGCGGCGTCCGCCTCCGCACTACCGGACTCGCACCACGCCTCGAGGTCCTCCGGCTTCGACCTGCCGATGTAGGTAACCTCCACGTCGCGCACGCCGTCCAGCACGTCGCGCAGCGCATCCTCGTGCGCCCGCGCCTGCAGGCCGGTGCCCATGATCACGGCCTTGAGCGGCTCGCCAGACTGCACCAGGAAATCCCGCACCCCCGCGAGCGACACTGCCGGTGTCCTAAGCGCTGTCAACGCGGCCCCGTCGATGGTGGCGACGGGGGCCATCGAGTGAGCGTCGAAAAGCAAGTAGGAGCCCTGGATGAGTGGGATGGCGCGGGAGGCGGCATCGCTAGCGAGCGAGAGCACCTTGACGCCAAAGAAGTCCGCGACGCTGGCGGGCATGAGCATCATGGTGCCGCCGGAGACGTCGTAGCGCGTGCGCGGGAGGTCTAAAGCGGGGTCGAAACCGGCGCGCAGCGCATCGATGAGCGCGTCAACGGCCTGAGCTGGGCTGACGCGGCGGAAAAGCTCGTCCTGGCTGATGAATTCGGGGGCTCCCATTCGGCTGTCCTTTCGCGTTTGTGGGCGGGGCTACACTGCCCAGTATGACTGCACCGCGCGACCCGTTCTTCCCCGCAGACAAATCCATCCGGGCTTCCTCCGCGCCTATCGACGTCCGCTCGATGGGTCTCATCGATTACCAGGAGGCGTGGGACATCCAGGCGGAGATCGCGGCAAAGCGCGCGAAAGACGAGGTGGGCGACACAATCCTGGTGCTGGAGCACCCCTCTACGTTCACCGCGGGCAAGCGCACGCAGCCGGTGGATATGCCGGATCCGTCCTACCCCGTGCCGGTGGTGGGCGTGGACCGCGGCGGGCGCATCACGTGGCACGGCGAGGGCCAGCTGGTGGTCTACCCCATCATCAAACTCGCCGAGCCGGTGGACGTGGTGGATTACGTGCGCCGCTTGGAGGAAGCGCTGATCGAGGCCGTGCGCCGGGCCGGGGTGGGCACTGCCGGGCGTATCGACGGCCGCTCCGGAGTCTGGGTGCCCGGCACCACGCGTGCGGCGGATCCGGCGGCGTCCACGCGGGACCGGAAGGTGGCGGCGCTTGGCATCCGCATCACCCGCGGGGTGACCATGCACGGGCTGAGCCTGAACTGCAACAACACGCTCGACCACTACAACCACATCGTGGCCTGCGGCATCGATGATGCGGACGTGACCACCATGAGCCTGGAGCTGGGCCGCGATGTCACGCCGGCGGAGATGACGCCGCCGGTGATCGACGCGCTGGAGCGGGCACTGGCGGGCGAGCTTGTGGTTGCAGACCACTCCTTCGGGTCTGCCCCGGATCCGTCGAAAGGCCTGCGTAAGCGCCCGAAGCAAGGCTAGCCTTCGCACGGCCCACTGCGTCCCGGACGGCGTTCTTGACAGCGTTGTTACGGTAGGAGACGTGACTATCGCACCTGAAGGGCGGAAACTGCTCCGCATTGAGAAGCGCAACGCAGAGACGCCGATTGAGACCAAGCCGCGGTGGATCCGCAACGCGGTGAAGACCGGTCCTGAATATGAGGACATGAAGAAGAAGGTCAAGGGTGCGTCCCTGCACACCGTGTGCCAGGAGGCGGGCTGCCCCAACATCCACGAGTGCTGGGAATCCCGCGAGGCCACCTTCCTCATCGGCGGCGCGAACTGCTCCCGCCGCTGCGATTTCTGCCAGATCAACTCCGCGAAGCCGGAGCCGCTGGACCGCGATGAGCCGCAGCGCGTGGCGGAATCCGTGCGCGAGATGAACCTGAACTACTCCACCATCACGGGCGTCACCCGCGATGACCTGGAGGATGAGGGCGCGTGGCTGTACGCCGAGGTGGTGCGCAAGATCCACGAGCTGAACCCGCACACTGGTGTGGAGAACCTCACCCCGGATTTCTCCGGCAAGGCTGACCTGCTCCAGGAGGTCTTCGAGGCCCGCCCGGAGGTGTTCGCGCACAACGTGGAGACGGTGCCGCGCATTTTCAAGCGCATCCGCCCAGCCTTCCGCTACGACCGCTCCCTGGACGTGATC
Above is a genomic segment from Corynebacterium sp. CNCTC7651 containing:
- the gcvT gene encoding glycine cleavage system aminomethyltransferase GcvT, whose protein sequence is MPQTPLHTTHEALGASFTDFGGWTMPLKYGSELEEHRAVRTGVGIFDLSHMGEIDVKGPDAGAFLDYALISSMSNLKVGKAKYSMIVAEDGGILDDLITYKFAEDHFMVVPNAANTDVVWEAFQARKGDFDVELRNDSQAVALVAVQGPGSLEVLTPLLADDPSPLAYYSGAWTTLKANGRDVEVFVARTGYTGEDGFELFCMFEDAQAVWDAVIDHGTPCGLAARDSLRLEASMPLYGHELTTEITPVEAGMGRAFAKKEADFVGKDALIGREPSVVIAGLTSTERRAAREGAEVFLAGSEDRIGVVTSGQPSPTLGHPVALAHLDPAHAEIGTEVEIDIRGRRYPFTISATPFYSRKEA
- the gcvH gene encoding glycine cleavage system protein GcvH — its product is MALQPDFYYSEDHEWINATPETAVGATVRVGITNVAADRLGEVVFAELPAVGDTVTAGETCGEIESTKSVSDLYSPVTGTVTAVNEDIDGAYEAINNDPFGAGWLFEVEVEEVGPLMTADDYAAANGV
- a CDS encoding ornithine cyclodeaminase family protein — translated: MGAPEFISQDELFRRVSPAQAVDALIDALRAGFDPALDLPRTRYDVSGGTMMLMPASVADFFGVKVLSLASDAASRAIPLIQGSYLLFDAHSMAPVATIDGAALTALRTPAVSLAGVRDFLVQSGEPLKAVIMGTGLQARAHEDALRDVLDGVRDVEVTYIGRSKPEDLEAWCESGSAEADAALGAAGLVITATSATQPIVTAAQLREDAIVVAMGAHTADTRELAGDVFAGATVIVEDVEVALREAGDVVLAIKEGHIQASDLIAWKDAVDGTAADGVAAASPATKRTGRVVFKTTGMPWEDVVVAAMAYQATAATT
- the lipB gene encoding lipoyl(octanoyl) transferase LipB, encoding MTAPRDPFFPADKSIRASSAPIDVRSMGLIDYQEAWDIQAEIAAKRAKDEVGDTILVLEHPSTFTAGKRTQPVDMPDPSYPVPVVGVDRGGRITWHGEGQLVVYPIIKLAEPVDVVDYVRRLEEALIEAVRRAGVGTAGRIDGRSGVWVPGTTRAADPAASTRDRKVAALGIRITRGVTMHGLSLNCNNTLDHYNHIVACGIDDADVTTMSLELGRDVTPAEMTPPVIDALERALAGELVVADHSFGSAPDPSKGLRKRPKQG
- the lipA gene encoding lipoyl synthase, which produces MTIAPEGRKLLRIEKRNAETPIETKPRWIRNAVKTGPEYEDMKKKVKGASLHTVCQEAGCPNIHECWESREATFLIGGANCSRRCDFCQINSAKPEPLDRDEPQRVAESVREMNLNYSTITGVTRDDLEDEGAWLYAEVVRKIHELNPHTGVENLTPDFSGKADLLQEVFEARPEVFAHNVETVPRIFKRIRPAFRYDRSLDVIRQARDFGLITKSNLILGMGETQEEVMQALQDLVDAGTDIITITQYLRPGPMYHPIDRWVKPEEFIEYRDAAYEMGFGAVMSGPLVRSSYRAGKLYVEAMQHRGLELPENLKHLAETSQGDTAQEASTLLAKYGESKDTPVTAR